The genomic window CGTCTGTACCGCGGTAGCCACTGCGGCTGCATAGTCCTGCGGCTCCGGCTCGGCCTGGAGCGCGCCCTGCAGTGCGGGCGCCGCCTGCGGCTGCAACGACAGTGCCGGCAGCAGGCGCTCGGGCTGGTACAGCGCGTCATCGGCGCGCGGCTCGAACGGCACCGCGCCGACCAGCAGCCCGGGGCCGCCGCGCTGCTGGGCAAAGAACGTTGCTGCACGCTCGGCCAGCGTCGCCAGCGCACCGGTCGGCAGCGGCGCGCGGCAGCCGCGGGCATGCACGTGCTGGCCGGCATGCTGCAGCAGGAACAGCGAGGCGTCGTCGCTGCTTTCCAGCGCAGCCGGCGCAGCCTCCGGCCACGCACCCTGCATCAGGGAATCGTTCATGTCGTCTCCTTGGACCGGTTCGCGGCCACCAGCACGCACAGCATCAGCAGCAGCGCACCCACCAGCAGGTACGGCAGGCTGGGCCCGCCGCGATACAGCACGGTGCCGAGCATCGGCCCGGCCACCATGCCCAGCCCCTGCGCGGCGGCGACCGTGCCGGCCGCAGCGCCCTGTTCGTGGGGCTGCACCGCATCAGCGGCCAGCGCCTGGAACGAAGGGAATACAAAGCCCATGCCGAACGCCGCCAGCGCATAGGCCGCTGGCAGCTGCCAGGCCTGCTGCACGCCAGCGACCGACGCGAAGCCGATGCCGGAAATCAGCGCACCGAGCATGATCCAGCGCCGCGGATGCACCTCCAGCTTCATCACCAGCCCCTGCGCCAGGATCAGGCCCAGGCCGACCGCAGTCAGGGCGATACCGGCCATGCGGGCGCCGGCGGCGGCATCCAGCCCGAGGCGATCGATGGCAAAAAAGCCCACCGTGACCTGCGCGATGGTCACCGACACCATGGCAACGAACGCAGCCAGCTGCGGCAGGCGGAGACGCGGATCCAGCCGGCGCATCGGCACGCGGCGCTGTGCGCTGGCGCCCGCCACCGGCGGCGTCGCCGGCAGCCGCCAGGCCAGCAGCGCCAGTGCCAGCAGCGGCAGCAAGGCGGCCACGTACAGCGCCAGCGACAGATTGGTATAGGCCAGCCAGCCGGCCGCTGCCGGACCCAGCACCATGCCCAGCGCATTGGCACTGCCCAGGCGTGCGAGGAACTTCGCGCGCTGGCCCGTCGGCGCCTTGTCGGCGATCAGGGCCGCTGCCGTGGGAGGCACGGCGGCGTAGAACAGGCCGATCAGGCCACGCGCGCCAACCAGCACCAGCACCGATACCAGCACCGGCGGCACCGCCTGCAGGGCAACGTCGATGAACACCGCCAGTGCGATGTAGACCACGGTGTAGGCGCTCATCGCCAGCATCAGCACACGCTTGCGGCCGATGCGGTCGCTGAGCTGGCCCCAGGGCCGCGCGGCCAGCATCCACAGCACGCCTGCGGCGGTGACCGACAGGCCGGCATGCCATTCGGACAAGCCGAGCATGCGGACCACCGGACCGATCACAGCGACGAAGGACATCATCGCCATGGTGCCGATCAGGGCTGCCAACACCAGCGCCGGCAAGCCGGGAACGACGGGACGTGAATGCATGGAACACCAGCCGTAACAGGAAAGGATGGCCGGGCGCACCTGCGCGCCCCGCCCGGCACCGGTCCTGTTCAGGACCGGACGCCACCCTTAAATGATAACGGCTCGTATTTGCATTTGATACCCGTTCTCTTGAATGGGCATGCAACAGTGGGTTCAGCGCATCGCACGCAGGCCCAGCAGGCCACGGCGTTTGAACCACCATTCCAGCGGCAGCGTCACCAGTGGCGGAATCGCCGCCAGCAGCGCCAGCGCGCTGGCCCACCACGGCCAGCGCAGGCGTACCGCCGCAAACAGGGTGACCGCCACATAGACCAGGAAGGCCACGCCGTGCAGCGGCCCGAACAGCTTCACCAGCGCCACGTTGGCCATCGGGCCGTACTTCATCCACATGCCGATGAGCAGGCCGGCCCAGGTCACGGCCTCGATGAAGGCGACCGCAGCGAACAGGCGGCCGGTCGGGTGCATGGGGAAACGTCGGGTCACGCAGGGCTCCGGCATCGGAATATCAAATGCGAATGATACGCAGATGCGAGCGTTGCGGACACCGGCGAGGGCAGCGGTGGCAACGGCAAGCGCGGGCCCACCCGGGTGGACACCTACCGAAGCGTATGCGGCAACACCTGCTCACCGATCTCGCGCAGCACCGCGTCCACCGGCCGCCCGTTGTCGACCAGGTTGAACATCACATGCGCCACGCCCTGGGCATGCACGCGCAGCAGGTAATCGCGCAGGCCATCGCGGCCGACCTTCAGGCCCAGCGGCAGCGGCTCGGGCGGCGCCTGCGGATCCGCCTGCAGGTCCAGCAGCATCGACTGCACGAACGGCTTGCCTGGCCCGCCGCGCTGCGCAAGCGCCTGTTGCCACAGGCCGATGCGCCCTTCCTGCGCGGCTTCTTCGCGGTGATAGGTGGCCCAGCCCTCCGCCTCGCGCGCGATCCACTGCAGGCTCTGCCGCGCCGTGCCCACCACCAGCATCGGGATGCGCGTTGCCGGCGCCGGCAGTACGTCGAAGCCACCGGTAGCCTGCAGTACGGCTGTCCGCTCATCGGCCTCCGGTGACAGCGCCGCGCGCAACAACGTCCAGCGCTCACGGAAGGTCGCCGCCCTGCCCTCCAGATCCTCGCCGAATGCGGCGAACTCTTCCGGGCGGTCACCCGAACCCAGGCCCAGTACGAAGCGTCCGCCGCTGATCCGGTCCAGGCTCAACGCGGACTTCGCGACCTGCAACGGCTGGCGCAACGGCAGCACAATCGCTGCGCTGCCGACCACGATGCGCTCGGTCGCAGAGGCCAGCATGCCCAGCCACAGGAACGGGTCATCCAGTGCGCTCGCTGTCGCATCCGGACCCTGCGGCACCATCAGCGGCACGTCGCGCGTCCACAACGCGGCAAAGCCCAGGTCATCGGCCAGTCGCGCGATACGTCGGGCCTCACGTGGATCGGCCAACCCATGCGCCGCAACGGGCGTCATCAGGCCCAGGCTCAGTCCCTGTTGCGGAAACAACGAAGCGTAGGCGGGATTGAATTCACTCATGCCACCAGCTTAGCGTGCAGGTACCCGGCGACGATGACACGCCACACAACACAGGAAGAACGCTGCATGCCGAAGATCCGCTCCGCCCACATCGACGACGTGCCTGCGATCAGCGCGGTGTGCCTGGCCGCCTTCAACGAGGCGGTGGCGCCTTCACTCGGCGCGGCCGGCATCGCCACCTTCGGCAGCGTCGCCGCCGCCGATGCATTCGCCGCACGCCTGCAGGGCGATAACCACATCCTGGTGGCCGAGCAGGATGCGAGCGTGGTCGGCGTGGTCGAACTGAAGGAAGGCCGGCACCTGGCGATGCTGTTCGTCGATCCCGCCTGCCAGGGCCAGGGCATCGGCCACGCGCTGTTCCGGGCGATACTGCCGCAGGTCCGCGAACCGGTGCTGACGGTGCGCGCCTCGCTCAACGCGGTGCCGACCTACCTGCGCTATGGCTTCGTGCTGGACGGCGAGGTCGGCGAGTTCAATGGGCTGGTGTACCAGCAGATGGTGCTGACCGCGGCGGCGGCACCGCACTGACGGCGGGCGCATATGCCCGGGCAGCGGTTTGACATGAGCAAAGCGCATCAGCGGGCGCCGCGGCCGTTCCTACAATGGCCCTCATCCTGCCCGTCGAGATACTGCCGATGCGTGCCATCGTTTTCATGCTGCTGGCTGGCACGCTCGCTGCCTGCTCGCCGGCGTCCGCCCCGGTGCCGTCGGCACAAGCGGCCAGCGCTGCGCCTGCCACGTCGATTGCCTGGCGCCAGGGCGATGTCGACGACGCGTTCAACGAGGCCAGCGACAGCGGCAAGCCGGTGCTGCTGTACTGGGGTGCGGTCTGGTGCCCACCGTGCAACCAGCTCAAGGCCGGACTGTTCAAGGACCCGGCCTTCATCGCGCTGACAAGCAGATTCGTTCCGGTCTATCTGGATGGCGATGAGGAAGGCGCGCAGGCCTGGGGCGAGCGCTTTGGTGTGCGCGGCTACCCGACCCTGATCGTGCTGGACCCGCAGCGCAACGAGATCACCCGCGTGGCCGGCGGCAATGACGCCGCCGAGCTGACCCGCGCGTTGACCGTCGCCGCAGGCCGCCGCAGTGCTGTTGCCGCCACCCTGGCCACCGCATTGGAAACGCCGGACCGACTGGCTGCCGAAGACTGGCAGGTGCTGGGCGACTACGGCTGGGAAGTGGACGCCAACCGCCTGGCCGGCGAGCGCAGGAGCCAGGACGTGCTGCGCCAGCTGTCCAAGGCCGCCCCCGACGCTGCCCTGCAGCGCCGTTTCGCCCTGCTGGCGTTGGCAACGACCGAAACACCCGATGCCTCGCCCACCGAAGTGCGCGAACTGCTGCAGGCGGTGCTGGCACAACCGGCGGAGGTGCGCCGCAACCGTGAGTTGCTGGGCCATGCAGGCGTGCAGCTGGTCAAACAGGCCAGTGCCGGGCCGGCCACCAGCAACACGCTGGGGCAGCAGCTGCTGGTCGCACTGGAGCGCGCAGACGCCGAGCGCGGTGAACGCGCCGACGACGCGTTGTCGCGTGCGTTGACCGAAGTATCGCTGGCCCGCCAGCAGCAGCCGAAGGACGCATTGCCGGCGGCCCTGGTCGAGCGGGTGAAGCAGCGCGTGACCGCTGCCGATGCCGCCGCCACCAATGCGCATGCACGCCAGGCCACGATCAGCAGCGCGGTCTACGCGCTGCGCCAGGTCGGCGATGATGCGGGCGCCGAAGCGCTGCTGCTGGCCGAGCTGAAGCTCAGCGAACAGCCCTACTACTACATGCCCGAGCTCGCCGAACTGGCCGAGCAGCGCGGTGATGCTGCCGGTGCACTGGCGTGGCTGCAGCGTGCCTACGATGGTGCGCAGGGACCTGCGACCCGCGTGCAGTGGGGCGTGCTGTATGTCGAGGGCCTGTTGCGGCTGGCACCCCACGACGCGCCGCGCATTGAACAGGCCACCGCCGCCCTGATCGCCGAACTGGAGGCGCAGCCCTCGGGCTATCACCAGCGCACCCGGCAGCGCTTCGAGCGCCTGGCGGGCCAACTGAAGACGTGGAGTGGCAGGCACCAGGGTGCGCAGACACTGGCGCGGCTGCAGCAGCGGATGCAGCAGGCGTGCGGCGAACAGCCCGATGCCGCGTGCAAGGAGTGGTTGGGCTGAGTCGATGAAGGCGCCGGCGCTCGCAGCGCCGGCCGCTCTTGCTCCTGTCCCTGGCCTTGGATTCCGCTCAATCCTGCCCTTGACCTCAACCAATGTTGAGGTGCGATAACGATCTCCCCACGGCCAGCACGCTGGCCTTCCCCACGGAGATTGCTTCGATGTCGTACTCGCTTCCCCCGCTCCCCTACGCCTAGACGCCCTCGAGCCGCACTTCGATGCGCGCACGATGGAGATTCACCACAGCAAGCACCACCAGACCTACGTCAACAACCTCAACGCCGCCCTCGAACAGGCCGGCATCGCTGCGCAGCCGGTCGACTCCCTGATCGCCGATCTCGATGCCCTGCCCGAATCGATCCGTGCCGGCGTGCGCAACAACGGTGGCGGGCATGCCAACCACAGCCTGTTCTGGACCGTGCTCAGTGCCAACGGCGGCACGCCCGACGACACCCTGCTCGAGGCGATCAACCGCGACCTCGGGGGCTACGAGGCCTTCAGGGAGGCCTTCAGCAAGGCCGCACAGACCCGCTTCGGCAGTGGCTGGGCATGGCTCACCGTCGACCGCGAAGGTCGCCTGCAGATCGAAAGCAGCGCCAACCAGGACAGCCCCTTGATGGGCGCAGCCATCGGCGCCTCCGGCAACACCCCGATCCTGGCGCTCGATGTCTGGGAACACGCCTACTACCTGCACTACCAGAACCGTCGCCCCGACTACATCGGCGCGTTCTTCAACCTCATCAACTGGGCCGAAGTCGGCCGGCGCTACCGCCAGGCCCGGGCCTCATGAGTGGCGAGACACTGCCCTATGCCGGGCCCTGGGCGGGGGTCTTCCCCGCCCCGGCGCCGGTGCCGTCGGTCAACCTGCCGCCGCGTGCCCTGCGGCGGCTGCTGGGCCATTTTCCGACCGGCGTGGCGATCGTCTGCGCACGCGATGCGCAGGGCAAGCCGCAGGGACTGACCATCAACTCGTTCGTCCCGGTCTCGCTGCAGCCTCCGGTGGTGCTGTGGAACCTCGCCCTGCACGCGCAGAGTCTTTCGGTGTTCCAGCGCGCCACGCAGTTTTCCATCAGCGTGCTCGGCGCTGGCCAGGAGGCGTTGGCACGACGCTTCGCCGATCCACAGGTACGCAACCGTTTCACCGATGTGCCGCTGCTGGACGACGACGACCAGGCGCCGCCGCGCATTGCCGGCGCCGTCGCCCACCTGACCTGCACCCGACACGCGCAGTGGCCGGTGGGCGATCACCTGCTGCTGGCCGGCCGCATCATCGATGTGCACGAGGACGGCGGCGCGCCCCTGCTGTTCCACCGCGGGCGCTTCCTGCCCGGGCCGCTGGAAACGCTGGTGGAGGTGCGCGGATGAACATCCCGTCGCTCGAGACGATGCTTGCCTCCGGCCGCGACAGCGCCTTGCTGCGCTTTGGCCTGGGCAAGGGCTGGCTGGATGCCGGCGACCCGGTACGCGCAGCGACCCATCTGGGCCGCTGCGTGGTGCTGGACCCGGATTACTCGGCGGCGTGGAAGCTGCTGGGCAAGGCCTGGCTGGCCGGAGGCCAGCCGCAGGCGGCGCGTGAAGCGTGGCAGCGCGGACTGCGTGTGGCCGGCAGCAAGGGCGACCAGCAGGCCCGCAGGGAAATGCAGGTCTTCCTGCGACGCCTGGACCGCGAACAGGCGGGCCTGGCGAAAGCGGGCTGAGTCGATCAGCCCGCGTTGGCCGATGCCGGCGCGGACATGATGTCCGGCATCGGCAGGCGGCGCGGCTTGCTCGGGAACGCGTGGCGCAGGATGCGCCAGACCACCTGGCCGAACTGGCGCGGCAGCGAGCCGTTGTTGTAGTGCTGGCCGTAACGGCGGCAGATGTCCTTCACTTCCTTGGCGATGGCCGCATAGCGGTTGGCCGGCAGGTCCGGGTAGAAGTGGTGCTCGATCTGGTGGCTGAGGTTGCCCGACAGCACGTTGATCAGGAAGCCGCCGCTGATGTTGGACGAACCGCGCAGCTGGCGCAGGTACCAGTGGCCGCGCGATTCATTGCGCAGGCATTCCTTCGGGAAGGTCTCCGATTCGGCGGTGAAGTGGCCGCAGAAGATGATCACGTAGGTCCAGATGTTGCGCAGGCCATTGGCCACCATGTTGCCCAGCATCACGGTGAGGAAGAACGGGCCGGCCAGCAGCGGGAAGAACACATAGTCCTTCAGCACCTGGCGGGCCATTTTCCGCGCCACCGGGCGGGTCTGCAGCCACATCGCACGGCCACTGATACGCCCCTTCAGCCAACGACCCAGGCGCAGGTCCTGCGCGGCCACGCCCCACTGGAACAGCAGCGCGAAGATCGGCGCGATGATCGGCTGCAGCAGGTAGAACGGCTTCCAGCGCTGTTCCGGGAAGATCCGCAGCAGGCCGTAGCCGATGTCATCGTCCATGCCACGCACGTTGGTATAGGTGTGGTGGCGGAAATTGTGGGTCTTGCGCCAGTTGTCGGCGGTGGCCACGATGTCCCATTCGTAGGTGTTGCCATTGAGCTTGGGGTCGCCGGTCCAGTCGAACTGGCCGTGCATCACGTTGTGGCCCAGCTCCATGTTCTCCAGGATCTTCGACAGCGCCAGCAGCAGCGTGCCGGTGATCGCGGCCGGCCACAGCAGCGGCATCCAGAACAACGGCGAGAATGCCGCCAGGAACAGCAGGCCACGGCCGCCCACGCCGAACCAGCGCACGGCGGCAGCCACCCGGCGGATGTAGCGGGTATCGGAGGCGCCGAGGCTGCCGATCACACGGTCGCGGATCGCGTCGAGTTCCTCACCGAAGGCATGCATCTCGGCAGTACTCAGGGCACGGTCGGTAGCGCGGGTCATGGCAGGCGTCCTCAGAGATCCAGGGTCAGGTCGGTGGTCGGTGCGCTCACGCAGATCCGCACCGGCTGTGCCGATTCGGACTGCAGGTCGCCGGTGCGCAGGTGGCGGGTGGCGCCACTGACGCGATCACAGGTGCAGGTATTGCAGATGCCCATGCGGCAACCATGCCTGGGCTTGATGCCATGGGCTTCGAGGCTTTCCAGCAGCGAGCGGCCACGCGGCACGCTCAGCTGGCGGCCACTGCGCGCAAGCGTCAGCGACACCTCGCCTTCGCTGCTGGCATCGCGCAGCGGCGCCGGCGGGGTGAAGGCTTCGGCCTGGAAACCGGCCACCTGGTGCGCCAGGCGCTCGCGCGCAGCGGCAACGAAGCCGTCCGGACCGCAGGCCAGCACATGGCGCTGCGCCAACGGCGTGTCATCGCCGGCCACCTGCAGATCATGGGTATCGATGCGCGCGGCCGGCGCCTCACCCTCGCGGGTGGTCAGCAGGTGCACACGCAGGTTGGGATGCGCCGCGGCCAGCGCCAGCAGTTCGTCACGGAACTGCAGGTGGGCGGCGCTGCGCTCCCAGTAGAACAGATCGACCGGTGCTGCCAGCGGGCGCTGGCAGGCGTCGCGCAACAGGCTGCGCATCGGCGTGATGCCACTGCCGGCCGCCAGCAGCAGCACCGGCGCCGCGGCCGGCATATGGAATTCGCCGAAGGCGGCATCAAGGCGGAACAGTTCGCCCGGCTGCGCATGGTTAACCAGATGCTGGCTGACCCGGCCGCCGTCGATCGCCTTGACGGTGATCGCCAGCTCGCGTCGGCCCAGTGCGGTGGGGCTGTAGCTGCGTTGCCACAGGCGTCCTTCAATCTCGACGCCGAGGGTGACGTGCTGCCCGGCACGCATGCCGGCCCAGTGCCGGTTGGTGCGCAGGACCAGAGTGGCCGCGCCCTCGCCGGCCGGCTCGCGCCGGACCAGGCGGGCCACCGGCTCGCGCAGGGTCCACAACGGATTCAGCTGGCCGGCCCAGAAATCGAACAGCGACGGCGACAGCCAGCGGTGGGGAGAAAACAGGGACGGACGGACGACGGCGCTCATGGGTGCACTATACGGGCGCACACACAGCTGTGTATACATGTGTATATTGAACCGGATTGGGTATGATTCAGCCTTGCCCTACCGGAAGTCCCATGGCCGCCGCCACCGTTCTGTCACCGCCTGAAGATGCCAACAGCCCGGCCCGCCGTACGGTGAGCCGCGAGGATCTGCTGGCCGCCGCGCTGAAACTGATCGGTCCGCATCGCAGCCTGTCCACGCTCAGCCTGCGCGAGGTCGCGCGGGAGGCCGGCATCGCGCCCAACAGTTTCTATCGCCAGTTCCGCGACATGGACGAACTGGCGGTGGCGTTGATCGACGTCGCCGGGCGTTCGCTGCGCACCATCATCGGCGAAGCCCGCCAGCGCGCCACTTCCAGTGCCACCAGCGTGGTGCGGGTGTCGGTGGAAACCTTCATGGAACAGCTGCGCGCCGACGACAAGCTGCTGCACGTGCTGCTGCGCGAAGGCGCGGTCGGCTCGGACGACTTCAAGCACGCGGTCGAGCGTGAACTGCATTACTTCGAGGAAGAGCTGCAGCACGACCTGGTGCGCCTGGCCGCACTCGACGGCGCGGTGCTGCACAAGCCGGAACTGGTGTCGATGGCGATCACCCGCCTGGTGTTCGCCATGGGCGCCTCGGCGATGGACCAGCCACCGGAGAACGATCCGGAGCTGGTGGAACAGATTTCCACGATGATCCGCATGATCATCGTCGGTGCACGCAGCCCCGCCGCCTTCCGCCGCGGCTGATCCCTTCGCTCCGGTGACGTGACCACAGGCACGGTCGCACCCGTTGAATGTAATGTTATAACAACGCTGTCGACTGATCTGTGCCGACGTGGCCCGGTGTGGCAGCGCCGATATAGCAATTGCTATATTCATGAGCAACTGCTTTACTACGGCCCAGCCAGATCGTCCTCGCCAGCCTTCCCTCCAAGGACGCCGTTGTCATGCCCGTTGCCATCCCCGTCTTCCGCCGCCTTCCCCTGGCCACCGCGTTGGCCACCCTGCTGCCGCTGCCGGCCGTGGCCGCGCCGCCCTCGCCCACCGAACTGGACCGGGTGCAGGTCAAGGTCAGTACCGCCACCCGCAGCGAACGCCTGTTGTCCGATGTCCCGATCCGCACCGAAGTGCTGCGCAAGGAAGACATCGCGCTGCGCGCGGCCACCGACTTCTCGCGCGCAGTCGAACTGATCAACGGCCTGCGCGTGGAGAGCAACTGCCAGAACTGCAACACCAGCGAGGTACAGCTGCTGGGCCTGCCCGGTGCCTACAACCAGCTGCTGTTCGACGGCATTCCGCTGCTGTCGACGCTGGGCAGCGTCTATGGCCTGGAACAGATACCGGCCGGCTTCGTCGACCGCATCGAAGTGGTCAAGGGCGGCGGCTCGGCGCTGTACGGGCCGGGTGCGGTGGCCGGTGTGATCAACCTGATTCCGCCGCTGCCGGCGCGCAGCGGCGGGCATGTGCAGGCCGGCGTGGACGTGCTGAAGGGCACGCCGCAGAAGAATGCCGACGTGCGGCTCGACCTGGTGGCCAAGGACGCCGACGCCGGGCTGTCGGTGATCGCCCAGCGCAACTGGAACAGCGGCATCGACTACAACGGCGATGGCTACAGCGAGATCACCCGCAAGAACCTCAAGGTCGGCGGGCTGCAGGCCTGGTATGCACCCAACCCCGGCACCCGCCTCCGCCTGGACCTGCAGGTGACCGATGAAACCCGTCGCGGTGGCAACCGCCTGGACCAGCCGGAATACCTGGCCAACATCGCCGAATCGCTGGATACCAAATACCGCCGTGGCAGCGTGTCGTGGGACCAGGAAATCAATGCCGACGTCGATTTCCGCCTGGCCTACGCCTTCGCCGACATCGACCGCGACAGTTTCTATGGTGGCCTGGGTGACGTGGTCACCGATCCGTCCGCGCCCGGCTATGACCCGTCGCAGCTGGACCCCGACGTGGCCGGCAGCGCGGCCTCGCGTTCGTGGCGCCAGTACGGCCGCACCCACAACCCACTGCGCTACATCGACAGCCAGTTGAACTGGCGGTTGGGTGCGCACGCGCTGGCCTTCGGCGTGCAGTACAAGCATGAGGCGCTGCGCGACGACAACCGCGCCGGGGACGGCCAGCGCCTGGCAGTGCTCGAAGACGCCACCTTCCACAACCTGGGCGCCTTCATCCAGGACGAGTGGAGCCTGCACGACAACGTCGACCTGGTGCTGGGTGCCCGCGTGGACAAGAGCTCGGAGCTGGACAACGTGGTGTTCTCGCCGCGCGTCGCGCTGGCCTGGCAGGCGACGCCGAAGCTGAAGTGGCGGGCGGGCGTTGCCACCGGCTTCCGTGCACCGGAGATCTTCGTCGAGGACGTGCATGTCGATACGTTGGGGGCCGAACAGGTGCGCGTGCGCAATGCCGACGGCCTGAAGGAAGAGCGCGCGTTGACCACCCTGTTCGGCTTCGACTGGCGCTCGGACCCGGCCAATCCGGTGTGGAGCTGGGATGCCACGGCCTCCTACGCCCGCATCCGCGATACCTTCGCGCTGGGCGAGATCCAGCGCGGCGACGACGGCCGGCTCAGCCAGCTGCGCTACAACGCCTCGGGCTCGAACGTGCTGGGCATGGAAACCAACCTCGGCTGGCAGCCATCGCCGCAATGGCGCCTGAGCGCCGGCGCCTCGTGGTACCGCTCGCGTTTCCGCGAACCGCAGCGCATCTTCGACGACACCGGCGATGGCGGTGACACCGTCATCGAGAGCCGCGACTACCTGAAGACGCCACGCTGGACCGGCGTGGCCCAGCTCAGCTGGATGCCGACCGAGCCATGGGAAACCTTCGTCGCGCTGCGCCACACCGGCCCGATGCCGGTGCTGAACAACCGGCTGGGCGAACTGCGCCGTACCCGT from Stenotrophomonas sp. 704A1 includes these protein-coding regions:
- a CDS encoding TonB-dependent receptor plug domain-containing protein, with amino-acid sequence MPVAIPVFRRLPLATALATLLPLPAVAAPPSPTELDRVQVKVSTATRSERLLSDVPIRTEVLRKEDIALRAATDFSRAVELINGLRVESNCQNCNTSEVQLLGLPGAYNQLLFDGIPLLSTLGSVYGLEQIPAGFVDRIEVVKGGGSALYGPGAVAGVINLIPPLPARSGGHVQAGVDVLKGTPQKNADVRLDLVAKDADAGLSVIAQRNWNSGIDYNGDGYSEITRKNLKVGGLQAWYAPNPGTRLRLDLQVTDETRRGGNRLDQPEYLANIAESLDTKYRRGSVSWDQEINADVDFRLAYAFADIDRDSFYGGLGDVVTDPSAPGYDPSQLDPDVAGSAASRSWRQYGRTHNPLRYIDSQLNWRLGAHALAFGVQYKHEALRDDNRAGDGQRLAVLEDATFHNLGAFIQDEWSLHDNVDLVLGARVDKSSELDNVVFSPRVALAWQATPKLKWRAGVATGFRAPEIFVEDVHVDTLGAEQVRVRNADGLKEERALTTLFGFDWRSDPANPVWSWDATASYARIRDTFALGEIQRGDDGRLSQLRYNASGSNVLGMETNLGWQPSPQWRLSAGASWYRSRFREPQRIFDDTGDGGDTVIESRDYLKTPRWTGVAQLSWMPTEPWETFVALRHTGPMPVLNNRLGELRRTRAFLVTDLGARWHRHLGAQAQQEVSVAAGVKNVFDQRQKDLEVGALRDSDYVYGPRFARSWYVNLRYAF